CCGAGCCTACCGTATATCCGTCATTTCGTGGTTCTCGCCCGTCGGGCCGAAATTTGGCGCGGCCCGGACCCGGATCATGGGCTATTATCCGCCACCAGGCAACACCGGGCTGGAGGAACGCGTCGGGCGCGTTCCTCCTCGCGTGGATCATCGGCAGGAAACCGTCATGCCTTACGTATCTCGCGGCGGAGAGAAGCTGGCCCATGCCCTGGATGTCTTCGGTGTCGATCCAGGGGGCCGCGTCTGCGCCGACCTGGGCTGCAGCACCGGGGGTTTCACCGACGTCCTGCTCCAGCGGGGCGCGGCGTGCGTCTATGCCGTGGACACGGGTTACGGAGTGCTGGACTGGAAGCTGCGCAACGATGCGCGCGTGGTCGTCATGGAACGGACCAACGCCCTGCACGTCACCCTGCCCGAGCCGTGCGGCCTGGTGGTGATCGACGCCGGCTGGACCCGCCAGGCGAGGATCGTGCCGCATGCCCTGGGGCTGCTCGCGCCCGGCGGCGAGATCGTCACCCTGCTCAAGCCCCACTACGAGGCCCCGCGCGCCTGGCTGGAGAAAGGACGGCTGCCCGGCGCGCGACATCCCGAGGTGTTGGCGCGGGTCCTCGCCGGGTTGCGCGCATTCGCCCTCGACGTCGGCGAGCCCCTGCCCTCGCCTGTCCGTGGCGGCAAGGGGGTCAACCGGGAATACCTGCTGCGTATCACCGCGCGGTCGTGAAGGGCCGACAGCCTTGCCAACATGCGGGTTCTCGGCTAACCTGCTCCATCGATCGCCAAACCCCCGAACCCCCTGGAGTGGACATGCCCCGCGGCACATGCCAGGCGTTTCTGCTGCTCGCGGCGGCCCTCTGCGCCGCTCTCGCCGGCTGCGCGCCTTGCCGCACGGACGGCGTCTGCGATGCTCCACCTTCCGCCGCCGCGCCCGCGCCGCCGCCGGTCCCGGGCGACGGGCCGTGGAACCTGACCGTCTTCCACGTCAACGACAGCCACTGCGCCTTCCTGCCCGAGCCCGCCCAATGGCGCGGCGACCGCGCGCTCGTCGGCGGGGTGGTCGCTCTCGCCGGGCACCTCGCGGAGCAGCGCGCCACCGCGCTGGCCGCGCTGCTCCTCGACGCCGGCGACTTCATGACCGGCAACCTCTTCTGCGAGATGGAGGACGACGGCGTGCGCGGCGGCGCCTGGCTGGACCTGCTGAACCGGCTGGGCATCGACGCGGGCGTGATCGGCAACCACGAGTTCGACCTGGGCCGCGAGAACGCGCATCGGCTGGCCGCGCGCGCGACGCATCCCCTGATGGCCCTGGACCTGCGCGACGAGGCGGGCGAGCTGGAGTTTCCGGCCGAACCCGTCGTGATCGAAAGGGGCGGCCTGCGCGTGGGCGTGATCGGGGTGACCTGCCAGGGCCTGTTCGAGGTCTGCGCCGAGACCCGCGTGCGCGGGCTGCGGCTGGACGACCAGGCCGCGACGGCGCGGCGCTGGGCCGCCGAACTCGATCCCGACACCGACCTGCTGGTGCTCATCACCCACAACGGCGCGGATACGGACACCACCCTGGCGCGCGCGCTGGGCGGGTCCGGCATCGACCTGATCGTCGGCGGCCACTCCCATACGCGCCTGGAGGAGCCGCTGCTCGTCGGCGGGATCCTGGTGGTCCAGGCCGGCTCCCGGCTCAAGAACCTGGGGCGGGTGGACCTGCGCGTGGCCGAAGACCGCATCCTGGAATACGACGGCCGCCTGATTCCCCTGCTGGCCGAGGGCCGCCGCGCCCCGCCGGAAATCGAGGCCGCCGTCGCCGCGGCGGCCGCGCGCGTGGACCGGGAGTTCGGGCGGGTGATCGGCGAGCTCACGGTGTCCTGGCGGCGCGATAGCCGCGCCGAGAGCAACGTGGGCGACTGGCTCTGCGACGCGCTGCGCGCGGCCGCGGGCGCCGACGTGGCCCTGCTCAACTCCGGCACCATCCGCAACAACTTCGACCCGGGCCCGCTGACCCTGCTGGACATCCACACCCTGCTGCCCTTCGGGAACAACCTGGAGACCTTCGAGGTCGATGGCGCGGAGCTGGCGCGCATCGCCCGCGTCAACGCGCAGGCCGCCGAGAGCGGCGAGCACGGGATCATGCAGGTCTCGGGCCTGAACTACGCCTACACGATGGACGACGGCGAGGCGCGCCTCCTCGAGGCGACCGTGGACGGGCAACCAATAGCGCCCGGACGCGTCTACAAGGTGGCCTGCCCAGATTTCCTGGCCATGCAGGCGCGATTGTACATGGACATGGAGAAGCCCCGCACCACATTGGCCGGGGGGACGGTCACCGGCGTCGTCATCGACGCCATCGAAGCGGCGGGAACCATCGGTGCGGCCACGGGCGGCCGCATCGTGCGCAAATGAACGGAAGGAAGACCCAATGGCGCATGAGATAGACTTCGAACTGGTCGGCGACGACCTGCAGGCGGTCATCGTGGAGCTGGACCCCGACGAGGCGGTGCAGGCCGAGGCCGGCGCCATGCTCTACATGGAGCCCGGCGTGCAGATGAACACCGGCGCCGACGGCGGCATCTTCGGCGGCCTCAAGCGCGTGTTCACCGGCGAGAGCTTCTTCATCACCACCTTCAAGAATACCGGACCGGGCAAGGCGCACGTGGCCTTCGCGGCGCCCTATCCCGGCAAGATCATACCGATGGATCTGACCAGGCTCGGCGGCCGCATGCTCTGCCAGAAGGACGCCTTCCTGTGCTGCGCCTACGGCATCGAGATCGACGTGGCCTTCACCAAGCGCCTCGGCGCCGGGTTGTTCGGCGGCGAGGGCTTCATCCTGCAGCGCCTCACCGGCGACGGGCTGGTCTTCTGCCACGCCGGCGGCACCATCCTGGAGCGCGACCTGGCCCCGGGCGAGACCCTGCGCGTGGACACGGGCTGCCTGGTCTCGCTCCAGGAGTCGGTCGACTACGACATCCAGTTCGTGGGCGGCTTCAAGAACGCGCTGTTCGGAGGCGAGGGCCTCTTCCTCGCGTCGCTGACCGGCCCCGGGAAGGTGTATCTGCAGACCCTGCCGTTCAGCCGCCTGGCCGACCGCATCACCGCGGCCGTCAACCGCAACAGGGGCGAGCACCGCGGCGTGGGCGGCCTGGTGGGCAAGAAGGGGCTGCTGGGGGACCTGCTGAGCGGGGACTGACAGGAAAGTGGCGGGTCGAAACCCGCCCGCGACGAACGGGCCCGGCCCCGAGGCCCGGCCTTGTCCCCGCGAACCCGATCACTTATCCTGATGCAGGAACGGGCGTCGAATTCGCACCGCGGCGCGAGCGCCGCGGCCTTGGCATGTTCGAGGAGAGCCCCCGATGAACCGATCCTGCGGCCTGGTCGCGACCGGCCTCTTCATTCTGGGATGCGCCGCCGGCGCGGCGGCCCAGTCCGACGTCATGTGCATCTGCGCGGACGACGAGGCATCCGCGACCTGCGGCGGCAACGTGGATGCCGCGGCCTTCAGCCAGCTGACCCTCTACTTCTGCGTGCTCGATCCCTCCGAGCCGGAGATCAAGGCCTGGGAGGCCTACCTGGAGATCGAGGGCGAGGACAACCTGCAGGGAGCGTGGCGGGTGCTGGGGGAGGGCATTAATTTTGCGCCGGCCCCGGAGTTCCAGGTGGGGATAACCGGCGCCCCCCTCACACCAAACAACGCCAACCTGATCCCCCTGCTTTCCATGCACGCGTTCATCCTAAACGAGGCACCGATCCTCTTCTTCATCCGTCCCGTCCCCGGTTCGCTGGGCTTTCCCGATCTTCCCGGCTACGCCTGCTATGTGGCCGACCCCCGCCCCTGCACGCCCTGCGGCACGGAGAACTGGCCCTCGTTCACCATCAACTCCGCGGCCGAGGACGAGGAGAAGGCCTGGGGAGAAGTCAAGTCCCTGTACGACCGCTGACGCCTGTCGTATGATCCCCCCGCTTCGATCCATGACATCCAGGGAGGTCCGATGTACGACCACGACGCCGCCTACGCCGGATACGCGACATGTTTCGGCGATCGCCCGGAAGCCATCCTCACCGCATCCATGGGCGAGATCGCGCCCGGCGGGCGGGTCCTCGACATCGGCGTCGGACAGGGCCGCAACGCACTGCCACTGGCTCGCGCCGGCCTGCGGGTGACGGGCATCGATCCGTCCGCCGCGGCGATCGAACAGGTCCGCGACAAGGCCGTCGCGGCCGGCCAGGAGATCGCGCTCTGGCGGGGCGAATTCGGCGCCTACGAGCCCGAAGCCCCCTTCGACGCCGTGCTCTGCTTCGGCTTGCTGCAGGTCCTCTCGCGCTCGCAGTGCGCCAGCCTGATCCACCGCCTGCACGCCTGGACGGAGATCGGATCGCTGCTCATGCTGACCGCCTGGCACGTGGACGATCCATCCTACGAGCGGATCAGCGACACCTGGGAAAAGGTGGGACTGCATAGCTTTCGCAACGAACGGGGCGAACACCGCACCTACCTGGCCCGCGGCGTCATCCGCAACCTGATACCCGGCTGGGAGGTCTTGCACCACGAGGAGATCCTGGGTCCGGTCCACGGTCACGGAGACGGCGAAGAGCACAGGCACGGCGTGATCGAGCTGGTGGCGCGCCGGCGGTGATCGCCCCGGATCGTTCGGTGTTGCATCTTCCGGAAATGCCGAAAAAAAAACGCCGAGGGACGCCAACCGCCCCTCGCCCGGGAGACGGTGTTGATATGGCGTCCCCCGGCTGCAGCGGGAGGAAACGGTTTTTTCTACACTCCCAATGGCCCCATGCAGATGTCGAAAAGCCCGAAGATGTAGGAACCCCCCACAACACATGCTCCGTACATCCCAATAGTCCCGAAGAGTCGATTTCTTTGCATGATTTCCCGAATAAATTGAAAAGATCGCGAGAATCTGATAGGGTGATCGCCTCGATATCTTTGCAACCATATGGAGGCATGAAGATGTACACCAAAGTGGATCCCGGGCACCAGCCGGCCACCAAGGACGTCGAGCAACCCGTAGCCAAGGGGTGCAGCTGCTCGTGCAACTGTTCGTGCAACTGCCCATCCGGCGGGATGGCCGTCAATCAAAGCCGCCGGCAAGGCGGGCTCTTCATGGAGGACAACGACTCTGAAGCGATCGTTCCGACATAGTCGAACCGTCGCATGAACCTGCCATTCTGCCATGTCTTCACGAGCGGCGAGCGTCATTATGCCTACGATGTGAACTCTGGCGATGTCGTCGAGATCGATCCGCCCACGGCGATCGTGCTGGCGGGTTCACCGGGCGGGTCGAACGCGACCGTCTCCACCGACGCGTTGCGCGACGCCCGGGGGCGCGTCGTCGTCGCCCGGGCCGACCAGGGCCTGTTCCTTTCCCACCGCCCGGGCACCCTGACCGCCTGCGAGACCTGCCACGATGCCAGCGGCTACGACGGCGACGTCGGACAGCTCACCCTTTCGATCAGCGATCAGTGCAATCTGCGCTGCCGCTACTGCCTGCACGGCAACGATCTCGACTGGGTGCGCCCGCATCGCGACGCGCGCATGACGCCGCGGACGGCGCGGGCCGCGGTACGCGAGTTCCTGCGGCGGAGCCGGCGCGCGACGGCCCCGTCCATCTCGTTCTACGGGGGCGAGCCGCTGCTCGCGCCGGACCTGATTCACGAGGTCGTCGCGCTCGTGCGGCGCGAGGGGCCGCGCGACGACTACCGGTTCAACATCGACACCAACGGCACCCTGCTCGACGCCGAGACCGTCTCCCTGATCGTCGACGAGGGACTCAACCTGCAGGTCAGCCTGGACGGGCCCCCGCACATCCACGACCGGTACAGGCGCTACCGCGGCGGTGGCCCCACCCACGAGGCGATCATGGGGGGGCTACGGCGACTGATGCGGGCTTCGTCCCGCGCGCACGAACTCCTGCGTTTCCAGGTCACGCTGTTGCCGCCGGGCAATCTCGAGGAGATCGCCGCCTATTTCAGGGGTTTCCCCCTGTACGGGGAATTCGGTTGCGCCGAGGAGCCGTCCCTGGGCATCAATGCGGCCGATCTCACCGGCGCCGACCTGACGACCCTGGGGATTGCCGGGGGCGACTTCGCGGCCTTCGCGGCCGATATGGATGCGGCCCGCATCCGCTACGTGGAGGCCCGCGTCGCCGGGCATGACGATGCGCCGGATCTGGTGCTGCGTGCCCTTTTCGACGGCGACCTGATCACCTTCTACCACCGCCACCGCGGCCGACTCGGGGATGCGATCTCGCCGGGCGGCTGTTGCCGTCCCGGACAGCGCCGCCTGCATGTGCGCGCCGACGGCGTCTATCAACCCTGCGAGCGCGTGGGGGACGGGCTGGTCATCGGCGATGTCGAACGCGGCATCGACCTCGCGGCGGTGGACGATCTCTGGCACAGGTTCGCGGGGGCGCTCGGCGAGCGCTGTCTGGATTGCTGGGCCTGTCGGCTGTGTCCGCTGTGCTTCACGGCGCTGGCGGAGGGATGGCGATGCGACGGGGGCGGGGCGACCGTCTCCGCGGCCCGTTGTGATAATGCCCGCGCCCGGCTGGAGAGGACCCTGCGCACATACGTGGAACTCGTGGAGCGGAACCCGCGAAGCCTGGATTTTCTGGAGACGAGTACGGTCAGTTGATGGAATCGCTCAGCCACATGACGATCTCGCCGTGGACGGGATCCCGTGCGAGCCACCGCTTGAACGTGATGTTGTGGCCGTCCAGGAACAAGGTCTCCCGGTTCAGTTCCGTGAGTTCTCCGTTGATACGGGAATAGATGAGATCCCTCATCCCGCCGCCGGTCAAGAAAGACTCGAAGTCCGGGTTCTGGTTCCGGTCCAGGATCTCCACGTGTCTGATCGTCTCACCCTCGACGTCTGCCCTGTAGAAGAGCGCGAACTCGGTCTGTCCCCGATAGGTATAGGCGTCGGCGTGATAGAGGTCCATCTGGCCGGACATGAAGTATTGCAGTTCGAGCTCCAGCTTGCGCCTGGCCTCCAGGGCATCGTCCTGCGTCAGGGGCTGGGTGGTCCAGTCCACGGCTTGACTGAACAATATGGAATTCTTGGCGCCGTCGTGGGTCTTGAAGACGCCCGTCGTCCCATCGACAACGTCGGAGGAGTTGAAGCGATAGCTGAAGCTTTCCAGCGGGTCTTCCTGGAACACGACGAGCGAGACGAAGAAGATGCAGGCGGCGGTCACGAGCAGCGGGCGGCGCCGCCGGCGGTGATAACGAGCCCGCAGGTCGGCGCGCAGAAGGTCGAAATGCTCGACCCTCACGCCAGGGTCCACCGCCGCGGCCCGCAACCTGAGCTCGATGTCGCTAACTTCTCTCATCGTCCTCGTCCGCAAGTGCCTGCAGTTTCTTTCGCGCCCGGCTGATCCTCGAAGCGATCGTGCCCCACTTCTTGTCCGCGATCACCGATATCTCCCTGGTCGACAGACCTTCCTGGTAATGGAGGTTCAGGTAGATCCGGTCGTCCGCGTTCAAGCGGGACATGTATCGCGACAGACGATCGCATTCCTGGGCGATCTCGAGTCGCCGTTCCGGATCCGGCTCGTCGCCTATCAGCAGAACCTCTCCCAGCAGGTTCTCGGGCAACGGGCACTGGGGATGATTCGCCTGCTTCCAATGCCACTTCTTGATCCGGTTGGAGGCGATCCTGTACAGCCAGGCGCCGAAGCTGATCCCCTGCCAGCGGAACTTCGAGAGGTTCTCCATGGCCGCCTGGAAGGTCTCGGCCGCCAGATCCTCGGCCTCGTCCCTGTGCCAGACGTTGCGATAACAGAAGCGCATGATCTGCGGATAGAACTGCTCATAGAAGTATTCGAAGCGCTCCAGGTCGATCCTGGCCTGTATCAACCGCTCCTTCTGGATGGCCAGATCGGGGTCGGCGCGGCCGGTCTCCGCCGCGGCGGGCTTCGCCGGCCCACTGGCTTCGGGCCACGAATCATCCCTCCAACGCCTATAGTCCCAGAAGCCCATTTTCTTTGCACTCCAAGCCAGAATTTCCAGAAAGAATCGCCGCGGAATCCTGCTCCGGCGAAATCCCATGGGGTGCAGGGCGTTAGCGGTCATCTCCGGTCGGCTCGTGCTCAAAACCTCGCCTACGGCCGCCGCCCCGCCCATCCCGGGCGGGTTCGCTATCCCACCGGCTAGATCATAGCACATCCTGGCTGCGCAAGGAAGGCGGTGCGATGACCTCCGTCCCCGGCGACGACGGCCAGCCGCCCCGGGTTGTTCGTCACAGCCGCTCCGCTCGCTCCCTGATCGCGTCATTGTCCGAAACGGTCCACGACCGTCGTTTTGCCCAACGGCGCCGACGCCGCCAGGGCGAATTGCCCCCCTCGTCCCGGGCGTTTCCATGCCGCGCCCGTGCCTGCGCCCCCCCCCCCCGGATCCACAGTATGGGCGGACGGGGATCGATGTGCCGGGCGGTATTCCCGTAGCCTGTTGTTGTGTGGCTGGTTACGGGGGCCGGGCATGCGTCCGGATGACGCCTTTCGCGACATCACGGGATATAACGTTCCTCATCCAGAAATAGTTAAAGCAGGCACGGGCTTTGCCGATGGATCCCACCGGAGTTCACGAGGGCCCGGCTCGACCGGCCCGCTCGGTCACTAGCCCCACGGGGCCAAATGAAAGGGAATCAGGGATGAAGAATTGGAAATGCGCCTTCGTGGCTATCGTGGTGTTCGCTCTGGCGGGCCTGGCGGTGGCCGAGCCCAACATCGGTGTCTACTTCGATGAGGCCGGTACCGTCACCAACGCCACCATCGAACCGCTGCCCGCCATGGGCACGGGCTACCTCTACGTGAAGAACGCGGACCTGCTGGTCGGCGGCGCGGCCTTCGCGGTCGATATCGATCCCGGCATCACGACCTTCTTCCATGAGGTGCCGGAGCTGGGTCTCTATTTCGGCGATCTGGAGGGGCTCGAGGTCGGACTGTACCAGTGGATTCCCGTCTTCGGTCCCGATGACGGGGCTCTCCTGGGCACGTTCGATTTCTACTCGACCACGCCCGTGATCCTGGGCGAGATCACCGTGGGTTCTCACCCCAACTACACGACCCCCATCGTGGCCAGCAGCGAGGGCGTGCAGTACGAGGCCACGGGCATCACCACGCACCTGACCATCCATTCGACCCCGACCATCGGCATCTACTTCGATGAGGCCGGCACGGTGCAGCACATCGAGCCCAACGGCGGCGTCGGTGTGACCCATACGGCCTACATCATGATCAAGGAAGCCGAGATGATCGTCGGCGGAGCCACCTTCAAGCTCGAGATCGATCCCTTGATCATGCTCGGCAGCGCGGTTCCGGTCGACGCATTGGTTCTCGGCTCGCTCACTTCCGGTGTCGAGATGGGCCTGTATACCTACATGCCCGTCTTCGGTGCCGGCACCGGGCTGCTCTACACCATCGATCTGATCACCTTCAACAATCTGATGACGGATGCGCCCCTGACCATCTCGAATCACCCGAACTACGACTATCCGGTCGTGGCCGACAACAACGCGTACCAGTTCGAAGCCGATGGCCTGACCTCGACCATGACCATCGTGGTCCCGACCGAGAACAAGGCCTGGGGCGACGTGAAGAATCTGTATCAGTAGTCGATTCTCCCTGCGCGGGTCCGGCGGTCGTCCCCCAAGGCCGCCGGCCCGTGTAGGAACGAAGCGGGAGGGACCGGTGGTCTCTCCCGCTTATTCTTTTCGTGTGACATGACGGGGGACGCTCGTCGCGACTATCGCCCGTCCCGCTTGATGAGATGGAAACCGAACTCGGTTTCCACGAC
This genomic stretch from bacterium harbors:
- a CDS encoding TlyA family rRNA (cytidine-2'-O)-methyltransferase → MPYVSRGGEKLAHALDVFGVDPGGRVCADLGCSTGGFTDVLLQRGAACVYAVDTGYGVLDWKLRNDARVVVMERTNALHVTLPEPCGLVVIDAGWTRQARIVPHALGLLAPGGEIVTLLKPHYEAPRAWLEKGRLPGARHPEVLARVLAGLRAFALDVGEPLPSPVRGGKGVNREYLLRITARS
- a CDS encoding bifunctional metallophosphatase/5'-nucleotidase yields the protein MPRGTCQAFLLLAAALCAALAGCAPCRTDGVCDAPPSAAAPAPPPVPGDGPWNLTVFHVNDSHCAFLPEPAQWRGDRALVGGVVALAGHLAEQRATALAALLLDAGDFMTGNLFCEMEDDGVRGGAWLDLLNRLGIDAGVIGNHEFDLGRENAHRLAARATHPLMALDLRDEAGELEFPAEPVVIERGGLRVGVIGVTCQGLFEVCAETRVRGLRLDDQAATARRWAAELDPDTDLLVLITHNGADTDTTLARALGGSGIDLIVGGHSHTRLEEPLLVGGILVVQAGSRLKNLGRVDLRVAEDRILEYDGRLIPLLAEGRRAPPEIEAAVAAAAARVDREFGRVIGELTVSWRRDSRAESNVGDWLCDALRAAAGADVALLNSGTIRNNFDPGPLTLLDIHTLLPFGNNLETFEVDGAELARIARVNAQAAESGEHGIMQVSGLNYAYTMDDGEARLLEATVDGQPIAPGRVYKVACPDFLAMQARLYMDMEKPRTTLAGGTVTGVVIDAIEAAGTIGAATGGRIVRK
- a CDS encoding TIGR00266 family protein, yielding MAHEIDFELVGDDLQAVIVELDPDEAVQAEAGAMLYMEPGVQMNTGADGGIFGGLKRVFTGESFFITTFKNTGPGKAHVAFAAPYPGKIIPMDLTRLGGRMLCQKDAFLCCAYGIEIDVAFTKRLGAGLFGGEGFILQRLTGDGLVFCHAGGTILERDLAPGETLRVDTGCLVSLQESVDYDIQFVGGFKNALFGGEGLFLASLTGPGKVYLQTLPFSRLADRITAAVNRNRGEHRGVGGLVGKKGLLGDLLSGD
- a CDS encoding class I SAM-dependent methyltransferase, encoding MYDHDAAYAGYATCFGDRPEAILTASMGEIAPGGRVLDIGVGQGRNALPLARAGLRVTGIDPSAAAIEQVRDKAVAAGQEIALWRGEFGAYEPEAPFDAVLCFGLLQVLSRSQCASLIHRLHAWTEIGSLLMLTAWHVDDPSYERISDTWEKVGLHSFRNERGEHRTYLARGVIRNLIPGWEVLHHEEILGPVHGHGDGEEHRHGVIELVARRR
- a CDS encoding radical SAM protein, with protein sequence MNLPFCHVFTSGERHYAYDVNSGDVVEIDPPTAIVLAGSPGGSNATVSTDALRDARGRVVVARADQGLFLSHRPGTLTACETCHDASGYDGDVGQLTLSISDQCNLRCRYCLHGNDLDWVRPHRDARMTPRTARAAVREFLRRSRRATAPSISFYGGEPLLAPDLIHEVVALVRREGPRDDYRFNIDTNGTLLDAETVSLIVDEGLNLQVSLDGPPHIHDRYRRYRGGGPTHEAIMGGLRRLMRASSRAHELLRFQVTLLPPGNLEEIAAYFRGFPLYGEFGCAEEPSLGINAADLTGADLTTLGIAGGDFAAFAADMDAARIRYVEARVAGHDDAPDLVLRALFDGDLITFYHRHRGRLGDAISPGGCCRPGQRRLHVRADGVYQPCERVGDGLVIGDVERGIDLAAVDDLWHRFAGALGERCLDCWACRLCPLCFTALAEGWRCDGGGATVSAARCDNARARLERTLRTYVELVERNPRSLDFLETSTVS
- a CDS encoding RNA polymerase sigma factor; translation: MGFWDYRRWRDDSWPEASGPAKPAAAETGRADPDLAIQKERLIQARIDLERFEYFYEQFYPQIMRFCYRNVWHRDEAEDLAAETFQAAMENLSKFRWQGISFGAWLYRIASNRIKKWHWKQANHPQCPLPENLLGEVLLIGDEPDPERRLEIAQECDRLSRYMSRLNADDRIYLNLHYQEGLSTREISVIADKKWGTIASRISRARKKLQALADEDDERS